The following proteins are encoded in a genomic region of Triticum dicoccoides isolate Atlit2015 ecotype Zavitan chromosome 1B, WEW_v2.0, whole genome shotgun sequence:
- the LOC119332426 gene encoding uncharacterized protein LOC119332426, which yields MATPSTSASTAASSAFPLTTAARFPRASTSGTRIPALAERRRTRRRRLPEGSGGDRSAAAGAVEKGLRLAFLEQLAERARAADALGVADTIYDMVAAGLSPGPRSFHGLVAAHALAGDAEGAMQALRRELSSGVRPLHETFVALVRVFAKKGLSTRAMEILAAMERYKYDIRKAWLVLVEELVRNHYLEDANTVFLKGAKGGLQGTDELYDLLIEEDCKAGDHSNALTVAYQMEAAGRTATTFHFNCLLSVQATCGIPEIAFSTYENMEYGGEDYMKPDTESYNWVIQAFTRATSHDRAPDVAELLGMMVEDYKRVQPNARTYALLVECFTKYCMVNEAIRHFRALRRIPGGTKVLYNAGNCGDPLSLYLRSLCLDGRADELLEALEAMADDNQTIAPRAMILNRKYRTLVSSWIEPLQEEADVGFDIDYVARYIEEGGLTGERKRWVPRRGKTPLDPDEFGFAYSNPIETSFKLRCFEELKLYHRRLLITLRNEGPGILGDVSEDDVRRVVERLKKLVVGPKKNVVKPKAASKMVVAELKIELEAQGLPTDGTRQVLYQRVQKARRINRSRGIPLWVPPVEDDEVVDEELDEMISRIKLEDGNTEFWKRRFLGETRNHLCEEDSKEDPDFDDELDEDDDDDDDDDSAKEADEDEIDDEVIDRTENQAGDDETKDKPAKGPNQHLQMIGVQLLKDLEKTSGSTKKLKKIPEIDDDEDWFPEDPIEAFKVMRETRMFDVADMYTTADAWGWTWERELKKKMPRRWSQEWEVELAIKIMNKVIELGGSPTIGDCAIILRAAMRAPVPSAFITILQTTHSLGHKFGSPLYDEVILLCLDLEEMDAAIAVVAEMETNGIKVLDETLDRVLAAKQIGNGNSALQPPAE from the exons ATGGCCACCCCTTCCACCTCCGCCTCCACGGCCGCCTCCTCCGCATTCCCCCTCACTACTGCTGCCCGCTTCCCTCGCGCCTCCACCTCCGGCACGCGCATCCCCGCCCTCGCTGAGCGGCGCCGTACGCGGCGGCGGCGACTACCAGAAGGGAGCGGCGGCGACCGCTCGGCGGCCGCGGGGGCAGTGGAGAAGGGCCTGcgcctggccttcttggagcagcTCGCAGAGCGCGCCCGCGCCGCCGACGCCCTCGGCGTCGCGGACACCATCTACGACATGGTCGCCGCAGGCCTCTCGCCCGGGCCCCGTTCCTTCCACGGGCTCGTCGCCGCACACGCCCTCGCTGGCGACGCCGAAGGCGCT ATGCAAGCTCTTAGGAGGGAGCTAAGTTCCGGTGTGCGTCCTTTACATGAAACTTTTGTGGCTCTAGTCCGTGTCTTTGCCAAGAAGGGTCTTTCTACCAGGGCAATGGAGATTCTTGCTGCTATGGAGAGATATAAGTATGATATTCGCAAGGCTTGGCTAGTTCTTGTAG AGGAGCTAGTCAGGAACCATTATCTGGAGGACGCCAATACAGTATTTCTGAAAGGAGCAAAAGGTGGTTTACAAGGAACTGATGAACTTTACGATCTTTTGATTGAAGAAGATTGTAAAGCTGGAGACCACTCCAATGCGCTAACAGTTGCATACCAAATGGAGGCTGCTGGAAGAACGGCAACCACATTCCATTTTAATTGCCTTCTCAGTGTGCAG GCTACGTGTGGAATTCCTGAAATTGCATTTTCAACTTATGAAAACATGGAATATGGAGGTGAAG ATTACATGAAACCTGATACCGAGTCTTATAATTGGGTTATACAGGCATTTACTAGAGCTACGTCCCACGATAG GGCACCGGATGTGGCAGAGCTACTCGGGATGATGGTGGAAGACTACAAACGTGTTCAGCCTAATGCAAGAACTTATGC GTTGTTAGTGGAATGCTTTACAAAGTACTGTATGGTCAATGAAGCAATCAGGCATTTTCGTGCTTTACGGAGAATTCCTGGAGGAACAAAAGTTCTGTACAATGCAGGGAATTGCGGCGatccactttctctctatctacgtTCACTGTGCCTCGATG GAAGAGCTGATGAGTTGCTTGAGGCCTTAGAAGCAATGGCTGACGATAACCAGACTATTGCACCTCGAGCAATGATTTTAAACCGAAAATACCGCACATTGGTGAGCTCCTGGATAGAACCATTACAAGAAGAAGCTGATGTTGGCTTCGACATTGATTATGTAGCCAG GTATATTGAAGAAGGAGGTCTTACAGGTGAGCGCAAACGTTGGGTGCCTCGTAGAGGGAAAACTCCTCTAGATCCAGATGAATTTGGTTTTGCCTATTCAAATCCAATAGAGACATCTTTTAAACTGCGGTGTTTTGAGGAATTGAAGTTATATCACCGAAGACTCTTAATTACACTGCGGAATGAAGGCCCTGGTATTTTAGGTGATGTATCTGAAGATGATGTACGAAGAGTAGTCGAAAGATTAAAGAAATTAGTTGTAGGGCCAAAGAAGAATGTTGTTAAGCCCAAGGCAGCGAGCAAAATGGTAGTAGCTGAATTGAAAATCGAGCTGGAGGCGCAAGGGTTACCTACAGATGGAACTAGACAAGTACTTTACCAGCGAGTTCAAAAGGCCAGGCGAATTAATCGCTCACGTGGTATACCACTTTGGGTTCCTCCTGTGGAAGATGACGAAGTG GTCGACGAAGAGTTAGATGAAATGATCTCACGAATCAAGCTAGAAGATGGAAATACAGAGTTCTGGAAACGGCGTTTTCTGGGAGAAACTCGAAACCATCTTTGTGAAGAAGATAGCAAAGAAGACCCAGATTTTGATGACGAGTTAgatgaggacgacgacgatgatgatgacgatgattccgCCAAAGAAGCAGATGAAGATGAGATAGATGATGAGGTCATTGACCGAACGGAAAATCAAGCTGGTGATGACGAGACCAAGGACAAACCAGCGAAAGGACCCAATCAGCATCTTCAAATGATAGGAGTCCAGTTATTGAAGGATCTAGAGAAGACATCTGGTTCAAcaaagaaattaaaaaaaatacCTGAG ATTGATGATGACGAAGATTGGTTTCCTGAAGATCCAATTGAAGCTTTCAAGGTTATGCGCGAGACAAGAATGTTTGACGTGGCAGATATGTATACTACCGCAGATGCCTGGGGATGGACATGGGAGAGAGAGCTAAAGAAAAAGATGCCACGCAGATGGTCACAGGAATGGGAGGTTGAGTTAGCTATCAAGATAATGAATAAG GTAATAGAGCTGGGTGGTAGTCCGACTATTGGAGATTGTGCCATTATACTGCGCGCAGCAATGAGAGCTCCAGTCCCCTCTGCTTTTATTACAATATTGCAAACAACACATAGCCTGGGCCATAAATTTGGAAG